Within Conexibacter woesei DSM 14684, the genomic segment CGACGGTGACGCCGAGCTTAGAGCGGCGTTGGAGCTTGCGTTGGAGACCGACGCTGACCGCGTGCTCGCAGGGTGGCTCGGCGTGCTCGCCGAGCAGCCGCCGGTGGGCAAGGCAGCCTCCATCGCCACGCGGATCGCCGAGATCCTCGTCCGCGATGACGCCGACAAGGATGTGGTCGTCGCGCTCATGGCCGTCGCCTCAGAGCGCGATGAGGCCCACGCGCACCTCATCGACTGGATCGCATGGTGGGAGGCGACGCTCGCCGAGCAGGCGGAGGCGTCGTACCTCCTGGCGATCGTGCGAGCCCTGCGGCTCGCGTTGCTCGGCGGCCGATCCGCAATGGCGGAGCTGCCCGCGGAGCTGCGAGATGTCGTGTTGGCCGTGGTCGACGGCAAGCTGGACGACATCGTGCGCGGAAGCTGAACGGCCGCCCGCCGAGGAGGAGGCGGGCGGCGCGAACGCAAGCCGCTACAGCGCGACGATGACCGACTTCGTCTCGAGGTAGTTGTTGAGCACTTCCTCGCCCATCTCGCGGCCCCAGCCGGACTGCTTGTAGCCGCCGAACGGCAGCTCGGCGCTGAACACGTGGTAGCTGTTGACGTGCACGGTGCCGGCCTTGATCCGCTTCGCCAGCTTGTGCGCCTTGGAGACGTCGCGCGTCCAGACGCCGGCGGCGAGGCCGTAGTGGGAGTCGTTCGCCTGGCGCGCGAGGTCGTCGACGTCGCTGAACGGCATCGCGGCGATCACCGGCCCGAAGACCTCCTCGCGCACGATCGTGTGCTCGGGCGTCGCGTCGACCAGCACAGTCGGCTGGACGAACCAGCCGTCGCCGTCGATCGCGGAGCCGCCGGCGGTCGCGCGGTTGCCCTCGGCGGCGCCCTTCGCGAGGTAGCCGGTGACGCGGTCGAACTGCTCCTGGGAGACGAGCGGGCCCATCTCCGTCGTCGGGTCGAGGCCGTGACCGACTCTGATCGACTTCGCCGCGCTCGTGATCCCCTCGACGACGCGGTCGAACTGGTCCTCCTGCACGTACAGGCGCGAGCCGGCGGAGCAGACCTCGCCCTGGTTGAAGAAGATCCCCTGCGCGGCGCCGGCGATCGCGGCGTCGACGTCGGCGTCGGAGAAGACGACGTTCGGCGACTTGCCGCCGAGCTCCAGCGAGACGCGCTTGAGGTTGCCGGTCGCGGTCTGCGCGATCAGCTTGCCGACCTCGGTCGAGCCGGTGAAGGCGACCTTGTCGACGCCCTCGTGCGCGGCGAGCGCGGCGCCGGCCGTCTCGCCGTAGCCGGGGATCACGTTGACGACGCCGTCGGGCACGCCCGCCTCCAGCAGCAGCTCGCCGAGCCGCAGCGCGCTCAGCGGCGTCTGCTCGGCCGGCTTCAGCACGACGGTGCAGCCGGTCGCGAGCGCCGGGCCGAGCTTCCACGCCGCCATCAGCAGCGGGAAGTTCCACGGGATGATCTGGCCGACGACGCCGACCGG encodes:
- a CDS encoding aldehyde dehydrogenase family protein encodes the protein MAVAVPIGEATRRFTSEPRKLLIGGQWRESVSGKTFDTYDPATGAVLATVAEGDAQDVELAVAAARRALEDGPWSRLNPSERGRIVHRVGDLIMENADELAELETLDNGKPKAVAAAADVPLAADLFWYMAGWATKLNGGTINPSVPYMPGAEFHAYTLREPVGVVGQIIPWNFPLLMAAWKLGPALATGCTVVLKPAEQTPLSALRLGELLLEAGVPDGVVNVIPGYGETAGAALAAHEGVDKVAFTGSTEVGKLIAQTATGNLKRVSLELGGKSPNVVFSDADVDAAIAGAAQGIFFNQGEVCSAGSRLYVQEDQFDRVVEGITSAAKSIRVGHGLDPTTEMGPLVSQEQFDRVTGYLAKGAAEGNRATAGGSAIDGDGWFVQPTVLVDATPEHTIVREEVFGPVIAAMPFSDVDDLARQANDSHYGLAAGVWTRDVSKAHKLAKRIKAGTVHVNSYHVFSAELPFGGYKQSGWGREMGEEVLNNYLETKSVIVAL